From the genome of Candidatus Nitrosocosmicus oleophilus, one region includes:
- a CDS encoding LemA family protein, producing the protein MVSKSIAVSLGIVIAIVTIIVIIIVTYYSGFNTALAKNENVKRLAADTDTQLQRRYDLIPNLVQSVKGYMQFEQQTLNEITNLRTQWMSTPSSDISQKNQISNLIESALGRIVLTYEAYPSLKSDQVVTRLMDELAGTENRITVARTYYNDGVRDYNTFLKVFPNVIFNNNGLIGLKPWGFTELPQFQANSQVKTSVPQVNLTLQQ; encoded by the coding sequence GTGGTAAGCAAGAGTATAGCAGTATCTTTAGGTATAGTAATAGCTATTGTGACCATCATTGTTATAATCATTGTTACCTACTATTCGGGATTTAATACAGCCTTGGCAAAAAATGAAAATGTAAAGAGGTTGGCAGCAGATACTGATACACAATTGCAAAGACGCTATGACTTAATACCTAACTTGGTTCAATCTGTAAAGGGATACATGCAATTTGAGCAGCAAACTCTCAATGAAATAACCAACTTAAGAACACAATGGATGTCCACTCCAAGCAGTGATATCTCTCAAAAAAATCAGATAAGCAATTTGATTGAAAGTGCGCTTGGTAGGATTGTATTAACTTATGAGGCATACCCTTCCTTGAAATCAGATCAGGTCGTGACTAGATTAATGGACGAATTAGCAGGAACCGAGAATAGAATAACGGTTGCAAGAACTTATTATAATGACGGCGTTAGAGATTATAACACTTTCCTGAAAGTTTTCCCGAACGTAATTTTCAATAATAACGGATTGATAGGGCTAAAACCATGGGGATTCACAGAATTACCTCAATTCCAAGCAAACTCTCAGGTCAAAACTAGTGTACCACAAGTGAACCTAACTCTACAACAATAG